The proteins below are encoded in one region of Ephemeroptericola cinctiostellae:
- a CDS encoding ATP-binding protein gives MRMTSILSNMKHSLVWRMTALVLCSTILVWAVFSGVLVWQTERMTHDLLMRQHIQFVDMLWNNLGDKDDLQTERNHPLGDESGMEFAVYDAKNGLLLNASSTPALPRQPHAVNAHQDDRESTPQHLDADAETVATKLPHDEILNGSNWLVSSRADDDIELVVASPDSNASELSHELAEHIGALALLGLLALIPVLYWALRRGLKPIQAFTEDVATRAADNLAPIHTLVPTELNPLKDRLNSLFSHMAHTISREQRFTADAAHELRTPLAATRLQLELAQSSQRPETREKALIRATSGIDRATHVVSQLLQLARLEHGETIGHQAIDWVALSTEALLEAGLPVDDIHLRIEGLPRLLGHPLLWALVLRNLIDNAQRYGGEGTEVFVLISDHAFTVYDNGRGMPTAQFARLGERFYRPVGQAASGAGLGWSIIKRIALLHHTDVQPFAVKPHGFGIKFTFESKN, from the coding sequence ATGCGCATGACCTCCATTTTATCCAACATGAAACACTCACTGGTTTGGCGCATGACCGCCCTTGTGTTGTGCTCAACCATTCTGGTCTGGGCTGTTTTTTCTGGGGTGTTGGTTTGGCAAACCGAGCGCATGACGCATGACCTGCTGATGCGCCAACACATTCAATTCGTCGACATGCTGTGGAATAATTTGGGTGACAAAGATGATTTGCAAACCGAGCGCAACCACCCTTTGGGTGACGAAAGCGGCATGGAGTTTGCAGTGTATGATGCCAAGAATGGCTTGTTGCTGAACGCCAGCAGCACACCCGCTTTACCTCGGCAGCCCCATGCTGTAAATGCACACCAAGACGACCGTGAAAGCACTCCTCAGCATTTGGATGCCGATGCTGAAACCGTCGCAACGAAGCTTCCACATGATGAAATACTGAATGGCAGCAATTGGCTGGTGTCCAGCCGCGCAGACGATGACATCGAATTGGTGGTGGCCTCACCAGACAGCAATGCCAGTGAACTGTCTCATGAGCTGGCCGAACACATTGGCGCACTGGCTTTACTCGGCTTGCTGGCGCTGATCCCTGTGTTGTACTGGGCCTTGCGCCGTGGTTTGAAACCCATTCAAGCATTCACCGAGGATGTCGCTACCCGTGCAGCCGACAATCTCGCCCCCATCCACACCCTGGTGCCCACAGAACTGAACCCCCTAAAAGATCGCCTGAACAGCCTGTTCTCGCACATGGCACACACCATCTCCCGTGAACAACGTTTCACAGCCGATGCGGCACACGAATTGCGCACACCATTGGCAGCCACCCGCCTGCAATTGGAGCTGGCGCAAAGCAGCCAACGCCCCGAAACGCGTGAAAAAGCATTGATCCGTGCCACCAGTGGCATTGATCGTGCCACCCATGTGGTCAGCCAACTGTTGCAATTGGCGCGTTTGGAGCATGGTGAAACCATTGGCCACCAAGCGATTGATTGGGTCGCATTGAGCACAGAAGCATTGTTGGAGGCGGGCTTACCTGTAGACGACATTCATCTGCGCATCGAAGGTTTGCCACGGCTGCTCGGACACCCCTTGTTATGGGCTTTGGTTTTGCGCAATTTGATTGACAATGCACAGCGCTATGGCGGAGAGGGCACAGAGGTCTTTGTGCTCATTTCCGATCATGCATTCACGGTGTACGACAATGGCAGGGGGATGCCAACGGCGCAATTTGCCCGCTTGGGCGAACGCTTTTACCGCCCAGTGGGCCAAGCGGCTTCTGGCGCTGGCTTGGGTTGGTCGATCATCAAACGAATTGCCTTGCTGCACCACACCGATGTCCAACCTTTTGCAGTGAAACCCCATGGTTTTGGCATAAAATTCACTTTTGAATCCAAAAACTAA
- a CDS encoding ZIP family metal transporter — MNPYTAMLIPAVVSILGGVLAVFWHPTRHTRSLIQHFAAGVVLAALAVEVLPELGREHAPGWLLIGSFAMGSLLMYAMKLWSIRMEQAAEHAPASEQWNYGLLMATFIDIAVDGFIIGAGFAASHETGLILALGLSVELLFLGLSLVSETIKGWRVVLMTTLLGAVVLSSTLIGNYLLTGASNMTISAILAFGVSALLYLVTDELLVEAHEVEEKPVSTLWLFAGFMVFWSIQLMNT, encoded by the coding sequence ATGAATCCCTATACCGCCATGCTCATTCCCGCTGTTGTCTCAATCTTGGGTGGCGTACTCGCTGTATTTTGGCATCCCACGCGCCACACGCGCAGTTTGATTCAACATTTCGCCGCAGGTGTGGTGCTCGCGGCTTTGGCGGTTGAAGTACTGCCTGAGCTTGGGCGTGAACACGCACCAGGTTGGTTGCTCATCGGCAGCTTCGCAATGGGCTCACTCCTGATGTATGCCATGAAATTGTGGTCCATTCGCATGGAGCAAGCCGCCGAACACGCCCCCGCCTCTGAACAATGGAACTATGGTTTATTGATGGCGACATTCATTGACATCGCCGTGGATGGCTTTATCATCGGTGCAGGCTTCGCCGCCAGCCATGAAACGGGGCTGATTTTGGCACTTGGCCTGTCTGTTGAACTGTTGTTTTTGGGCTTGTCCTTGGTGTCTGAAACCATCAAAGGCTGGCGCGTGGTGCTTATGACCACTTTGCTGGGCGCGGTCGTGCTCAGCAGCACTTTGATCGGTAATTACTTACTCACTGGCGCATCCAATATGACCATCAGTGCGATTTTGGCTTTTGGTGTGTCTGCTTTATTGTATTTGGTCACCGATGAGCTGCTGGTTGAGGCGCATGAGGTTGAAGAAAAACCAGTGTCGACGCTGTGGCTGTTTGCTGGCTTTATGGTCTTTTGGAGCATTCAACTGATGAACACATAA
- a CDS encoding ferredoxin reductase family protein — translation MRKIKPFFIGFLVTLSGLWLLSDQSLFNPPYQFLPMRNVLMNYTGIIAMGVMSISMLLAVRPARFEPFFGGLDKMYRLHKWLGITGLVFSIVHWAIKESPGWLSGLGLIALPNRPKGPHAGSQQATGSSIEQFFQSLKHPAESVGEWAFYIAVVLLALALIKKFPYRYFFQTHRLMPLVYLALVFHSTFTMNFSYYSQVVGPVMAVLMMSGTVAAIIVLFRKVGVQRKVVGVIEGIERYTESSVVRVNIKIKDRWAGHEAGQFAFVNFDDKEAAHPFTISSGWKGDGHLFFLIKELGDYTKTLASQLKAGQAVTLEGPYGQFTFKSDKPRQTWVAGGIGITPFIARMHALAAEPSQQKVDLFFCVPHVDEPGFAKARADAQAAGIHLHIMAEPLDGRLDANRLCTMVPDWQDGDVWFCGPAGFGDSLSEALIKKGLRPEDFHRELFEMR, via the coding sequence ATGAGAAAAATAAAACCTTTTTTTATTGGCTTTTTAGTCACACTGAGCGGACTGTGGCTGCTGTCTGACCAAAGCCTGTTTAATCCACCATATCAGTTTTTACCCATGCGCAATGTCTTGATGAATTACACGGGCATCATTGCGATGGGTGTGATGAGCATCAGCATGCTGTTGGCAGTGCGCCCTGCACGTTTTGAGCCGTTTTTTGGCGGCTTGGATAAAATGTACCGTTTGCACAAATGGCTCGGTATCACAGGCTTGGTTTTTTCCATCGTCCATTGGGCGATCAAAGAATCACCCGGCTGGTTGTCAGGCTTGGGTTTGATCGCGCTGCCCAATCGACCCAAAGGCCCACACGCAGGAAGCCAACAAGCAACGGGATCTTCGATTGAACAGTTCTTCCAATCATTGAAACACCCCGCCGAGAGCGTCGGCGAATGGGCGTTTTACATCGCCGTTGTGTTGCTTGCCTTGGCCTTGATCAAAAAATTCCCTTACCGCTATTTCTTTCAAACCCACCGTTTAATGCCTTTGGTTTACTTGGCATTGGTGTTTCATTCGACATTCACGATGAATTTTTCATACTACAGCCAAGTCGTCGGCCCCGTCATGGCGGTGTTGATGATGTCAGGCACGGTGGCGGCAATCATTGTTTTATTTAGAAAAGTGGGCGTTCAACGCAAAGTGGTGGGCGTGATTGAAGGCATCGAACGCTATACTGAAAGCAGTGTGGTGCGGGTCAACATCAAAATCAAAGACCGCTGGGCGGGTCATGAAGCAGGGCAATTTGCATTTGTGAATTTCGATGACAAAGAGGCCGCACATCCATTCACCATCTCATCAGGCTGGAAAGGCGATGGTCATCTGTTTTTCCTGATCAAGGAGCTGGGCGATTACACCAAAACTTTGGCGAGCCAACTCAAAGCAGGGCAAGCAGTGACACTGGAAGGCCCTTATGGTCAATTCACATTCAAAAGCGACAAACCCCGTCAAACTTGGGTCGCAGGTGGCATCGGCATCACCCCATTCATCGCACGCATGCATGCGCTCGCGGCTGAACCTTCACAGCAAAAAGTTGACTTGTTTTTCTGTGTGCCCCATGTGGATGAGCCTGGATTCGCCAAAGCACGTGCGGATGCACAAGCAGCAGGTATCCATTTGCACATCATGGCCGAACCTCTGGACGGTCGTTTGGATGCCAATCGGTTGTGCACCATGGTGCCCGACTGGCAAGATGGTGATGTCTGGTTCTGTGGCCCCGCAGGGTTTGGCGACAGTTTAAGTGAAGCACTGATTAAAAAAGGCCTGCGTCCAGAAGACTTCCATCGAGAGTTGTTTGAAATGCGTTAA
- a CDS encoding enoyl-CoA hydratase — protein MNILNHIDDARVGHIQINRAERKNSLTSAMYQSMVDVLRAYEADDAVRVILLYGLPEMFCAGNDLSDFLEHPIKGTDSPVIQFLYTLRDLKKPLVMSVNGVAVGIGVTMLLHADFVVAADDAKFQLPFINLALCPEGGSSLLLAQRAGYLRAAEKLMFGELFTAQEALDMRIVSRLLPHHEALRYAVHQAHHLAEKSPAAMRETKRLLKASYSDALRVALDVEIEAFARLLKGGDAREAMTAFFEKRKPSF, from the coding sequence ATGAATATTCTTAACCACATTGATGACGCGCGCGTCGGACACATTCAAATCAACCGTGCAGAGCGCAAAAACTCACTCACATCCGCCATGTATCAATCCATGGTGGATGTTTTGCGTGCGTATGAGGCCGATGATGCGGTGCGCGTGATTTTATTGTATGGGTTGCCAGAGATGTTTTGTGCAGGCAATGATTTGAGCGATTTTCTCGAACATCCCATCAAAGGCACGGACAGCCCAGTGATTCAATTTTTGTACACGTTGCGGGATTTGAAAAAGCCATTGGTGATGAGCGTCAATGGCGTGGCGGTTGGCATTGGTGTGACCATGTTGTTGCATGCAGACTTTGTGGTGGCTGCGGATGATGCAAAATTTCAATTGCCATTCATCAACCTCGCACTCTGCCCTGAAGGGGGCTCAAGCTTGCTGTTGGCACAACGTGCAGGGTATTTGCGTGCCGCAGAAAAACTGATGTTTGGCGAGCTCTTTACGGCACAAGAAGCGCTCGACATGCGCATCGTCAGTCGGTTGTTGCCACACCATGAGGCTTTGCGTTATGCGGTTCATCAAGCGCATCACCTCGCAGAAAAAAGCCCTGCTGCCATGCGTGAAACCAAACGTTTGCTCAAGGCAAGCTATTCAGATGCTTTGCGCGTTGCCTTGGATGTTGAAATCGAGGCATTTGCCCGTTTGTTAAAAGGTGGTGATGCACGTGAGGCGATGACGGCTTTTTTTGAAAAGCGCAAGCCCAGCTTTTAA
- a CDS encoding MAPEG family protein — protein MLFAHWMLLVASFLPIVAAACAKSRGGKYDNNNPRDFLENLRPGTFAKRMSAAQNNSWEALLMFAPALLIATHYHVAAETLNVLAGGFIATRLVYLCCYAKNWATPRSLVWFVGVLCVVGLYVAANLAA, from the coding sequence ATGTTATTTGCCCACTGGATGCTGCTTGTGGCTTCATTTTTGCCCATCGTTGCGGCTGCTTGCGCCAAAAGTCGAGGTGGCAAGTACGACAACAACAATCCGCGCGACTTCCTCGAAAACCTGCGCCCTGGCACGTTTGCCAAACGCATGTCGGCTGCGCAAAACAACAGTTGGGAGGCGTTGTTGATGTTCGCTCCTGCGCTGCTCATCGCAACACATTACCACGTCGCTGCAGAAACCCTCAATGTTCTTGCAGGTGGATTCATCGCTACACGGTTGGTGTATTTGTGTTGTTATGCCAAAAACTGGGCAACGCCTCGCTCCTTGGTGTGGTTTGTGGGGGTGTTGTGTGTCGTTGGCTTGTATGTCGCCGCAAACCTTGCGGCGTAA
- a CDS encoding acetyl-CoA C-acyltransferase: MTQLQEAYIVAATRTPVGKAPRGVFKNTRPDDLLAHVMKSVMAQVPQLDPSLVEDAIVGCAIPQGPQGLNMARMGVLFAGLPNTIGGVTVNRYCASGVTALAMAADRIRTGQADVMIAAGAESMSMVPMNAILTDMNPAIFSKDENIGIAYGMGLTAENVAKQWNISREAQDAFAAESHRRALAAQAAGYFNAEITPYDVSDMGVDLISQELRAKGFTVSQDEGPRADTTAETLAKLKPVFAARGSVTAGNSSQMSDGAGALLLVSEKILKEHNLTPIGRFVSFSVRGVPPEIMGIGPKEAIPAALKVAGLQLSDMDWIELNEAFAAQALAVIQDLGMDESKINPLGGAIALGHPLGATGAIRAATVLHGLQRTGGRYGMVTMCVGTGMGAAGIIERL; the protein is encoded by the coding sequence ATGACCCAATTACAAGAAGCCTACATCGTTGCCGCCACGCGCACGCCCGTAGGTAAAGCACCTCGCGGCGTGTTTAAAAACACCCGACCCGATGATTTACTCGCTCACGTGATGAAGAGCGTGATGGCGCAAGTGCCGCAACTCGACCCGAGTTTGGTCGAGGATGCGATTGTGGGCTGCGCCATTCCACAAGGCCCGCAAGGCTTGAACATGGCGCGCATGGGCGTGCTCTTCGCAGGCTTGCCGAACACCATTGGCGGCGTGACGGTGAACCGTTATTGTGCATCTGGCGTGACGGCATTGGCGATGGCGGCTGACCGCATTCGCACGGGTCAAGCCGACGTGATGATCGCAGCGGGTGCTGAATCCATGAGCATGGTGCCGATGAATGCGATTCTGACCGACATGAACCCTGCAATTTTCAGCAAAGACGAAAACATTGGCATTGCTTACGGCATGGGTTTGACCGCTGAAAATGTGGCTAAACAGTGGAACATCAGCCGAGAAGCGCAAGATGCATTTGCCGCAGAATCACACCGCCGTGCCCTCGCCGCGCAAGCGGCAGGTTATTTCAACGCTGAAATCACGCCGTATGATGTGAGCGACATGGGGGTGGATTTAATCAGCCAAGAGTTGCGCGCTAAAGGTTTCACCGTGAGCCAAGATGAAGGCCCTCGCGCCGACACCACAGCAGAAACCTTGGCGAAACTCAAGCCCGTGTTCGCCGCACGCGGCAGCGTGACCGCTGGCAACAGCTCGCAGATGTCCGATGGGGCCGGTGCTTTGTTGCTTGTTTCAGAGAAAATTTTGAAAGAGCACAACTTAACGCCGATTGGCCGTTTTGTATCATTCTCTGTGCGTGGCGTGCCTCCAGAAATCATGGGCATTGGCCCGAAAGAAGCGATTCCTGCGGCACTGAAAGTGGCGGGTCTGCAATTGTCCGATATGGATTGGATTGAGCTGAACGAAGCGTTTGCAGCGCAAGCCTTGGCCGTGATTCAAGACCTCGGCATGGATGAGTCAAAAATCAATCCACTTGGCGGTGCGATTGCACTGGGTCACCCATTGGGCGCCACAGGTGCAATTCGTGCTGCGACGGTGCTGCATGGTTTGCAACGCACGGGTGGTCGCTACGGCATGGTGACCATGTGCGTGGGCACGGGCATGGGTGCAGCAGGGATCATTGAACGCCTGTAA
- a CDS encoding 3-hydroxyacyl-CoA dehydrogenase/enoyl-CoA hydratase family protein encodes MSNLVIRKVAVLGAGVMGAQIAAHLINAKVPVMLFDLAAKEGDANGIVNKALAGLKKLSPAPFGNAAHGAFIQAANYETDLAKLGECDLVIEAIAERMDWKHALYAKVAPHLAPHAIFASNTSGLSITELSNGFSDELKKRFCGVHFFNPPRYMHLVELIPTATTDAQTLDDLETFATTTLGKGVVRAKDTPNFIANRVGVFSILAVMAEAEKFGLSFDVVDDLTGAKLGRAKSATFRTADVVGLDTMAHVIKTMDDNLKDDPFASVYPVPTVLKGLVEKGALGQKSGAGFYKKEGKEIKVLNPATGEYVTGGGTADEIIARILKRPAAERLKLLRETDHPQAQFLWAIFRDVFHYIALHLESIADNARDIDFAIRWGFGWNEGPFETWQAAGWKQVADWVSEDIAAGKALSTAPLPTWVAEVDGAHSAAGSYSPANKGFTPRSALAVYARQAFPASLVGEQAADPKTAGVTVFEDDSIRLWHQNDGILIASFKSKMNTVGPGVLAGLQQAVALAEQDFKGLVIWQTGSLSGGPFSAGADLQAAMPLFMKGGAAAVEPFVAEFQNTAMRIKYAQVPVVAAMAGLALGGGCEIPMHCAARVAHLETYIGLVELGVGLVPAGGGLKEAALRAAQAGGAYGFTNLTEFIKPWFQNVAMAKVSKSARDAQSLGFLAETDTVVFNIHELLHVAKGQAVALADAGYRPPLAAANISAAGPSVQATLQSIIANMRDGGFISAYDGELATRVANILTAGGVEAGTPVDEAWLLKLERKNFLEALSHPKTQERIMGMLSTGKPVRN; translated from the coding sequence GTGAGTAACTTGGTTATCCGTAAAGTCGCCGTACTTGGCGCAGGCGTGATGGGCGCACAAATCGCAGCGCACCTGATTAACGCCAAAGTCCCTGTGATGTTGTTTGATTTGGCGGCCAAAGAAGGCGACGCCAATGGCATCGTCAATAAAGCCCTTGCTGGTTTGAAAAAACTCTCCCCTGCCCCGTTTGGCAACGCTGCACACGGTGCATTTATCCAAGCCGCGAATTATGAAACCGACTTGGCCAAGCTCGGCGAATGTGACCTCGTGATTGAAGCCATTGCTGAGCGCATGGATTGGAAGCATGCCTTGTATGCCAAAGTGGCACCGCACCTTGCACCCCATGCGATTTTCGCCAGCAACACCTCTGGTTTGTCCATCACTGAGCTGTCGAATGGTTTTTCCGATGAGTTGAAAAAACGCTTTTGCGGTGTGCATTTTTTCAATCCACCGCGCTACATGCATTTGGTTGAGTTGATTCCAACGGCCACCACCGACGCCCAAACATTGGATGACCTCGAAACGTTCGCCACCACCACCTTGGGTAAAGGCGTAGTGCGTGCGAAAGACACACCGAACTTCATCGCCAACCGTGTGGGCGTGTTTTCTATTTTGGCTGTGATGGCTGAAGCAGAAAAATTTGGTTTGTCGTTTGATGTGGTTGACGATTTGACGGGTGCAAAACTCGGTCGTGCCAAATCAGCCACATTCCGTACTGCCGATGTGGTCGGTTTGGACACCATGGCACACGTCATCAAAACCATGGATGACAACCTCAAAGACGATCCTTTTGCCAGTGTGTATCCTGTGCCTACCGTGCTCAAGGGCTTGGTTGAAAAAGGCGCGTTGGGACAAAAATCAGGCGCTGGTTTTTATAAAAAAGAAGGCAAGGAAATCAAAGTCCTTAACCCCGCCACGGGCGAATACGTCACGGGTGGCGGTACGGCAGACGAGATCATTGCTCGCATTCTCAAACGCCCCGCCGCAGAACGTTTGAAACTTTTGCGCGAAACCGATCACCCGCAAGCTCAATTCTTATGGGCCATTTTCCGTGATGTGTTCCATTACATCGCCTTGCATTTGGAATCAATTGCCGATAACGCACGCGACATTGATTTTGCCATTCGCTGGGGGTTTGGTTGGAACGAAGGCCCATTTGAAACATGGCAAGCCGCAGGTTGGAAACAAGTGGCCGATTGGGTGTCTGAGGACATCGCTGCGGGTAAAGCGCTTTCGACAGCACCCTTACCCACATGGGTGGCTGAAGTGGACGGCGCACACAGTGCCGCAGGCTCATATTCACCCGCAAACAAAGGCTTTACACCACGTTCAGCCTTGGCCGTGTACGCACGCCAAGCATTCCCAGCATCATTGGTGGGTGAACAAGCCGCTGATCCAAAAACAGCGGGTGTGACGGTGTTTGAAGACGATTCGATCCGTTTGTGGCATCAAAACGATGGCATTTTGATCGCATCGTTTAAATCAAAAATGAACACGGTTGGCCCTGGCGTGCTCGCTGGTTTGCAGCAAGCAGTCGCATTGGCGGAGCAGGATTTTAAAGGCTTGGTCATTTGGCAAACGGGTTCTTTGAGCGGTGGTCCGTTTTCAGCAGGTGCGGATTTACAGGCCGCCATGCCTTTGTTCATGAAGGGCGGCGCAGCGGCGGTTGAACCTTTTGTCGCAGAATTTCAAAACACCGCGATGCGCATCAAATACGCGCAAGTGCCTGTGGTGGCGGCAATGGCGGGTCTGGCTTTGGGTGGTGGCTGTGAAATCCCAATGCACTGCGCGGCACGCGTGGCGCATTTGGAAACGTACATTGGTTTGGTGGAGTTGGGCGTGGGTCTCGTACCCGCGGGCGGTGGCTTGAAAGAAGCCGCATTGCGTGCTGCACAAGCGGGTGGCGCGTATGGCTTCACCAATTTGACCGAGTTCATTAAACCTTGGTTCCAAAACGTGGCGATGGCGAAAGTTTCAAAATCAGCCCGTGATGCGCAAAGTTTGGGCTTCTTGGCCGAGACCGACACGGTGGTGTTCAATATCCATGAGTTGTTGCACGTGGCCAAAGGCCAAGCGGTGGCATTGGCGGATGCGGGTTATCGCCCACCATTGGCCGCTGCCAACATCAGCGCAGCGGGGCCTTCGGTGCAAGCCACTTTGCAATCGATCATTGCGAACATGCGTGATGGTGGCTTCATTTCTGCATATGACGGTGAATTGGCGACCCGCGTGGCGAATATTTTGACCGCGGGTGGTGTTGAAGCGGGTACGCCAGTGGATGAAGCGTGGTTGCTGAAACTGGAGCGAAAAAATTTCCTTGAGGCGTTGAGCCATCCCAAAACACAAGAGCGCATCATGGGCATGTTGTCGACGGGTAAACCTGTTCGTAACTAA
- a CDS encoding DUF2147 domain-containing protein: MKVWQKLGLIAAGLTVSAVAMADPTGTWRTIDDKTGQAKSLVRITNEGGKYVGRIADVLNGPNVCDVCEGEFHGKNLIGQTILWGVTSEGDNEYGGGRIQDPKNGNTYSVNLKDNGSSMVVRGYKGISALGRNQTWQRVR; encoded by the coding sequence ATGAAAGTATGGCAAAAATTGGGCTTAATCGCCGCAGGTTTAACTGTGTCTGCCGTGGCAATGGCCGATCCAACGGGTACATGGCGCACCATCGATGACAAAACAGGTCAAGCCAAATCATTGGTGCGCATCACCAATGAAGGCGGTAAATATGTGGGTCGCATCGCCGATGTGCTGAATGGTCCAAATGTCTGCGACGTGTGCGAAGGCGAATTTCACGGTAAAAACTTGATCGGTCAAACCATTCTTTGGGGCGTCACATCAGAGGGTGACAATGAGTACGGCGGCGGTCGCATTCAAGATCCAAAAAATGGCAACACTTACAGCGTGAACCTGAAAGACAACGGCAGCAGCATGGTGGTTCGTGGTTACAAAGGCATCAGTGCTTTGGGTCGCAACCAAACATGGCAGCGTGTACGTTAA
- a CDS encoding acyl-CoA dehydrogenase C-terminal domain-containing protein produces MGSYVPPLRDMQFVLHEMLDVESTLKTLPAHADLDVDTINAVIEEAGKFASDVIFPLNQSGDQEGCHWNDTVVTTPKGYKEAYKQYVEAGWPALSCDPEYGGQGLPVSLNNVLYEMLNSANIAWTMYPGLSHGAYEALHAHGTDELKNKYLGKLATGEWTGTMCLTEPHCGTDLGLLRTKAEPQADGSYSITGTKIFISSGEHDMADNIIHLVLARLPESAKGTKGISLFVVPKFLPNDDGSVGARNPVSCGSIEHKMGIHSNSTCVINLDGAAGWLVGEPHKGLQAMFVMMNAARLGVGMQGLGLTEISYQNARNYAKDRLQMRSLSGTKAPTKEADPILVHPDVRRMLLTQRAYAEGARAFTYWIALEIDKELSHPDEAVRAEAADMVALLTPIIKAFITDNAFECTNHGVQVYGGHGFIAEWGMEQYVRDARITQIYEGTNGVQALDLLGRKILSDMGAKMKAFGAIVRAFVEDNGIDMNMQEFVNPLGDIAVKVEKLTMEIGMKAMANQDEVGAASVPYQRVVGHLVFSYFWARMAKIALEKQNQDDFYKAKLATARFYFAKLLPETAGYIRQARAGNASLAEMQDDWF; encoded by the coding sequence ATGGGTTCATACGTACCACCACTGCGGGACATGCAGTTTGTATTGCACGAAATGCTGGATGTTGAATCCACATTAAAAACCTTGCCTGCACATGCAGACTTGGATGTGGACACAATCAATGCCGTCATTGAAGAAGCGGGTAAGTTTGCATCGGACGTGATCTTCCCTCTAAACCAATCGGGTGACCAAGAAGGTTGCCATTGGAATGACACGGTCGTGACCACGCCCAAAGGTTACAAAGAAGCTTATAAACAGTACGTGGAAGCGGGTTGGCCTGCGTTGTCATGTGATCCTGAGTACGGCGGTCAAGGTTTGCCTGTGTCGTTGAATAATGTGTTGTATGAAATGCTGAATTCGGCCAATATTGCATGGACAATGTATCCTGGATTGAGCCATGGTGCATACGAGGCTTTGCATGCGCATGGTACGGATGAGCTGAAAAATAAATACTTGGGCAAGCTTGCAACGGGTGAGTGGACGGGCACGATGTGCTTGACGGAGCCCCATTGCGGTACTGATTTGGGTTTGCTGCGTACCAAAGCAGAACCACAAGCCGACGGCAGTTACAGCATCACTGGCACCAAAATCTTTATTTCCAGTGGCGAGCACGACATGGCGGACAACATCATCCACCTCGTTTTGGCTCGTCTGCCTGAGTCTGCCAAAGGCACCAAGGGCATTTCTTTGTTTGTGGTCCCTAAATTTTTGCCTAACGACGATGGTTCTGTCGGTGCGCGCAACCCCGTCTCATGCGGTTCGATTGAGCACAAAATGGGCATTCACAGCAATTCGACATGTGTCATCAATCTCGATGGTGCGGCGGGCTGGTTGGTTGGCGAACCCCACAAAGGCTTGCAAGCCATGTTTGTCATGATGAATGCCGCGCGCTTGGGCGTGGGCATGCAAGGTCTGGGCTTGACCGAAATCTCTTATCAAAATGCCCGCAATTACGCCAAAGACCGTCTGCAAATGCGTTCATTGTCTGGCACAAAAGCACCCACCAAAGAAGCCGATCCCATCTTGGTGCACCCCGATGTGCGCCGCATGTTGTTGACGCAACGTGCGTATGCAGAAGGTGCGCGTGCGTTCACATACTGGATTGCATTGGAAATCGATAAAGAGTTGTCGCATCCCGATGAGGCGGTGCGTGCTGAAGCCGCCGACATGGTGGCCTTGCTCACGCCGATCATCAAAGCATTCATCACTGATAATGCTTTTGAATGCACCAATCATGGCGTGCAGGTCTACGGCGGACATGGATTCATCGCCGAATGGGGCATGGAGCAATATGTGCGTGACGCGCGCATCACCCAAATTTATGAAGGCACGAACGGCGTTCAAGCCCTTGATTTGCTTGGCCGCAAAATTTTGAGCGACATGGGCGCGAAAATGAAGGCTTTTGGTGCGATCGTGCGTGCGTTTGTTGAAGACAACGGCATCGACATGAACATGCAAGAGTTCGTTAATCCATTGGGTGACATTGCGGTTAAAGTTGAAAAATTGACCATGGAAATTGGCATGAAAGCCATGGCCAACCAAGATGAAGTGGGTGCCGCTTCTGTGCCCTATCAACGGGTTGTTGGGCATTTGGTGTTCTCGTATTTTTGGGCACGCATGGCTAAGATTGCTTTGGAAAAACAAAATCAAGATGACTTTTACAAAGCGAAATTGGCGACCGCACGTTTTTACTTTGCTAAACTTTTACCAGAAACTGCAGGTTATATCCGTCAAGCCCGTGCAGGCAATGCGTCGTTGGCTGAAATGCAAGACGATTGGTTCTAA